Proteins from a genomic interval of Desulfurobacterium sp. TC5-1:
- a CDS encoding WcaI family glycosyltransferase: MNKDIVIIGVNFYPEDTAIGLYSTQMAEYLSENGFNVSVITGFPYYPQWKIWEEYRNKPKYLKEVHKRIKIYRYKQFTPKNPNFKNRIRHILSFTFGSLKNLRKIKEADLIMAVVPFTSDVWLAHKLAKKTSSKVWVHIQDFEFDAAFETGIIENNKLKKVASKILYKIESRLLDKANIVSTISYSMLEKAKKKTKTELFYLPNWIDETFINPEKTEIHPYLKSDKFKVLYSGNIGAKQDWETFIKVVNYFKGRDDIEFVVVGNGAKKDWLLSQIKNFKNVKYYAPVPYKDLPDLLCSADLHILFQKSKVVDTVMPSKLLGMMASAKPSLVTGNLKSEVAKVIKESQGGEFFDSNDIKSIINFIEELNKNPHLAENYGKNARRYIIEHFSKEKVLGNLKSKIKEILSYGGKDD; this comes from the coding sequence ATGAATAAAGATATAGTCATAATTGGTGTTAACTTTTATCCTGAAGATACGGCTATAGGCTTATATTCTACGCAGATGGCAGAGTATTTGTCTGAAAATGGATTTAACGTTTCTGTTATTACTGGTTTTCCTTATTATCCTCAATGGAAAATATGGGAAGAGTATAGAAATAAACCAAAATATTTAAAAGAAGTGCATAAAAGGATTAAAATTTACAGATATAAACAATTTACTCCTAAAAATCCGAATTTTAAAAATAGGATAAGACATATATTAAGCTTTACATTTGGCAGTTTAAAAAATTTAAGGAAGATAAAAGAAGCTGATTTAATTATGGCTGTAGTTCCTTTTACATCTGATGTATGGTTGGCTCATAAATTAGCTAAAAAAACAAGCTCTAAAGTATGGGTACATATTCAAGACTTTGAGTTTGATGCAGCTTTTGAAACCGGAATTATAGAGAATAACAAATTAAAAAAAGTAGCAAGTAAAATTTTATATAAAATTGAGTCAAGATTGTTAGATAAGGCCAATATAGTAAGCACCATAAGTTATTCTATGCTTGAAAAGGCAAAAAAGAAAACAAAAACTGAATTATTTTATCTTCCAAATTGGATAGATGAAACTTTTATTAATCCAGAGAAAACAGAAATTCATCCTTACTTAAAGTCTGATAAGTTCAAAGTTTTATACTCGGGAAATATTGGCGCTAAGCAAGATTGGGAAACTTTTATTAAGGTTGTTAATTACTTTAAGGGTAGAGATGATATTGAATTTGTAGTTGTTGGAAATGGTGCTAAAAAGGATTGGTTACTTTCCCAAATAAAAAATTTTAAAAATGTAAAATATTATGCTCCTGTTCCTTATAAGGACTTACCAGATTTATTGTGTAGTGCAGATTTACACATTTTGTTCCAAAAATCAAAAGTTGTTGATACTGTCATGCCTTCTAAACTTCTTGGAATGATGGCGAGTGCTAAACCTTCATTAGTTACAGGTAATCTAAAATCAGAAGTAGCAAAGGTTATAAAGGAATCCCAAGGTGGTGAATTCTTTGATAGTAATGATATTAAATCCATTATCAATTTTATTGAAGAACTAAATAAAAATCCTCATTTAGCTGAAAATTATGGTAAAAATGCACGGCGATATATAATAGAGCATTTTTCAAAGGAGAAGGTATTAGGGAATCTAAAAAGTAAAATTAAAGAGATTCTATCCTATGGAGGAAAAGATGACTAA
- the gmd gene encoding GDP-mannose 4,6-dehydratase: protein MTKKIALITGITGQDGAYLAEFLLNKGYEVHGIKRRTSLFNTARIDHLYKDPHEEDVNFFLHYGDMTDSLNLTSIIQKVQPDEIYNLAAQSHVAVSFEQPEYTANADAIGTLRILEAVRLLGLKDKTRIYQASTSELYGKVQEIPQNEKTPFYPRSPYAVAKLYAYWITVNYREAYGMFACNGILFNHESPIRGETFVTRKITRGATRILFGLDRKIYLGNLNAKRDWGHAKDYVEGMWLILQQDEPDDYVLATGKTTEVREFVRKTFAELGMELEFLGEGIDEKGIVKSLDEEKLFNALKSAGIMDADSVVNNARNLVGKVVVEVDPKYFRPAEVDILIGDASKAREKLGWEPKHTLDDLVKDMVIGDLKNNYRELILKREGMALPGSCGM from the coding sequence ATGACTAAAAAAATTGCCCTTATTACCGGGATTACAGGACAGGATGGAGCATACTTGGCAGAATTTTTGCTTAATAAAGGATACGAAGTTCACGGAATAAAAAGGAGAACATCTCTTTTTAACACTGCAAGAATAGACCATTTATACAAGGATCCTCACGAAGAAGACGTTAATTTCTTTCTGCACTATGGAGACATGACAGACAGTTTGAACTTAACTTCTATAATTCAGAAAGTGCAGCCTGATGAAATCTATAATCTTGCCGCTCAATCTCATGTTGCAGTGTCATTTGAACAACCAGAATATACTGCTAATGCTGACGCTATAGGAACTTTGAGAATTTTGGAGGCAGTGCGGTTACTCGGTCTGAAAGATAAAACCAGAATATACCAGGCGTCAACATCAGAATTATATGGAAAAGTTCAGGAAATTCCGCAAAATGAGAAGACACCTTTTTATCCAAGAAGTCCCTATGCTGTTGCAAAGCTTTATGCTTACTGGATAACTGTTAACTACAGGGAAGCTTACGGCATGTTTGCTTGCAACGGAATACTGTTTAATCACGAATCTCCGATAAGAGGGGAAACGTTCGTTACAAGAAAAATAACAAGAGGTGCAACGAGGATTCTGTTTGGTCTTGACAGAAAAATCTATCTTGGTAATCTTAATGCGAAAAGGGATTGGGGGCACGCAAAGGATTACGTTGAGGGTATGTGGCTAATACTACAGCAGGACGAACCGGACGATTACGTACTTGCGACAGGAAAAACTACAGAAGTTAGAGAGTTCGTTAGAAAAACGTTTGCAGAGCTTGGAATGGAACTTGAGTTTTTAGGAGAAGGAATAGACGAAAAAGGAATAGTGAAAAGTCTTGATGAAGAGAAATTGTTTAATGCTTTAAAATCAGCTGGAATAATGGATGCCGACTCTGTAGTAAATAACGCTCGTAACTTGGTAGGTAAAGTAGTTGTTGAAGTTGATCCAAAATATTTCAGACCTGCTGAAGTTGATATTCTTATAGGTGATGCTTCTAAAGCAAGAGAAAAGTTAGGGTGGGAGCCAAAGCACACACTAGATGACCTTGTTAAAGATATGGTAATCGGTGATCTAAAAAACAACTACAGAGAGCTTATACTAAAGAGAGAAGGTATGGCTTTACCAGGAAGTTGTGGCATGTAA
- a CDS encoding GDP-L-fucose synthase — MNKESLIYVAGGTGLVGSALIRKLKEKGYRNIISTFHRRKPADGEVKWYQVDLTNQAEVERFFSDVKPEYVFLAAAKVGGILANNIYRADFIYQNLQIQNNIIHQSYLNGVKKLLFLGSTCIYPRSCPQPIKEEYLLTGELEYTNEPYAIAKIAGMKMCESYNLQYGTNFISVMPTNLYGYNDNFDLEKSHVLPALLRKMHLAKALEEDNWEEIRRDLNKLPIEGVTGKNSKEEILRILEKYGIKSVTHHSSPVTQVEVWGTGKPKREFLWSEDMADACIFLMENVDFWDIVRLIKPDLPDIKNTSCSPISFVMEGKEIRNTHLNVGTGEDISIKDLAYLIKDIVGFKGEIYFNTSKPDGTPRKVTDVSRLHSLGWKHKISLEEGIKKLYEWYMRGD, encoded by the coding sequence ATGAATAAAGAGAGCTTAATTTATGTTGCCGGCGGAACTGGACTTGTTGGCAGTGCCCTGATAAGGAAGTTAAAAGAGAAAGGTTATAGGAATATAATTTCTACTTTTCATAGAAGAAAACCAGCTGACGGTGAAGTAAAATGGTATCAGGTGGATTTAACAAATCAAGCTGAAGTAGAGAGGTTTTTTTCTGACGTTAAACCCGAATACGTATTTTTAGCCGCGGCAAAAGTGGGTGGGATACTGGCAAACAATATTTATAGAGCCGATTTTATTTATCAAAATTTACAGATACAAAATAATATTATTCATCAGAGTTATTTAAATGGAGTAAAAAAACTTCTTTTTCTGGGAAGTACCTGTATATATCCACGAAGTTGTCCTCAGCCGATAAAAGAAGAATACCTATTGACAGGAGAGTTGGAGTACACTAATGAGCCTTATGCCATTGCAAAAATTGCCGGTATGAAGATGTGTGAAAGTTATAATTTACAATATGGAACAAATTTCATTTCTGTAATGCCAACAAACCTTTATGGATATAACGATAATTTTGATCTTGAAAAGTCTCATGTTCTTCCTGCTCTTCTAAGAAAGATGCATTTAGCTAAGGCATTAGAAGAAGATAATTGGGAAGAAATAAGAAGAGATCTAAACAAACTTCCTATAGAAGGTGTTACTGGAAAAAATTCAAAAGAGGAAATTCTGAGAATTTTGGAAAAATACGGCATAAAATCCGTTACCCATCACTCGTCACCTGTTACTCAAGTAGAAGTCTGGGGAACAGGAAAACCTAAAAGAGAATTTTTATGGTCTGAAGATATGGCAGATGCCTGTATTTTTTTGATGGAAAATGTTGATTTCTGGGATATAGTTAGACTTATAAAGCCAGATCTACCAGATATAAAAAATACTTCATGTTCGCCTATTTCTTTTGTGATGGAAGGAAAAGAGATAAGAAATACTCACCTCAACGTTGGGACGGGTGAAGATATATCAATTAAGGATTTAGCTTATCTCATAAAAGATATAGTCGGTTTCAAGGGAGAAATTTATTTTAACACTTCAAAGCCTGATGGTACTCCCAGAAAGGTCACAGATGTATCAAGACTCCACTCATTAGGGTGGAAACATAAAATTTCGCTTGAGGAAGGAATAAAAAAACTTTATGAGTGGTATATGAGGGGTGATTGA
- a CDS encoding GDP-mannose mannosyl hydrolase, producing the protein MTNERWLDEETFKCVVEHTPLVSIDLIVENKNGEILLGKRKNRPAKNFLFVPGGRILKGETILEAFNRITLSELGKMIPISAAEFIGVFEHFYDDSFFGSDITTHYVVLAYKLVNIYDLNLPKLQHAEYLWLSSESILGREDVHPYTKAYFVGETK; encoded by the coding sequence ATGACAAATGAAAGATGGTTGGATGAAGAAACCTTTAAATGCGTAGTAGAGCATACACCTTTGGTTTCTATTGATTTAATCGTTGAAAATAAGAATGGTGAAATTCTATTAGGTAAGAGAAAGAATCGACCTGCAAAAAATTTCTTATTTGTTCCGGGAGGCAGAATTTTAAAAGGAGAAACTATTTTAGAAGCTTTTAATAGAATAACCCTTTCTGAACTTGGAAAAATGATACCAATCTCCGCTGCTGAATTTATAGGTGTTTTTGAACATTTCTATGATGATAGTTTTTTTGGAAGTGATATCACAACCCATTACGTAGTACTTGCTTATAAATTAGTGAATATTTATGATTTAAATTTACCCAAATTGCAGCATGCAGAATATTTATGGTTATCATCTGAGTCTATTCTTGGTAGAGAAGATGTTCATCCTTACACGAAAGCCTATTTTGTAGGAGAAACCAAATGA
- a CDS encoding mannose-1-phosphate guanylyltransferase/mannose-6-phosphate isomerase, giving the protein MKAIILAGGSGTRLFPMSRRKYPKQFLKIGDKKSLFQKTVERSLLTVNPEDLIIITNEDYQFHIKNQLSELFPSLVTVHHSPFNLILEPIGRNTAPAIALAAKFALEKLKVHEDEVLFISPSDHLISPKEKFAEYMKKAEKIAKEGYIVTFGVRPTKPETGYGYIEAGTALPLNAIDSICYRVKQFHEKPDLETAKEYLAKGNYYWNSGMFAFSVKTIFEELEKHAPEIYEKIENKAFDEILENFESMPDISIDYAVMEKTDKAAVLPLDITWSDVGSWDAFYEVMEKDENGNVKLGNIIDIDTRDSLVLGNKRVVSTVGIKDLMIVETDDVLLIAKKGEGQKVREVVKKLKEEKEFKHLTEFHTTVYRPWGSYTELEIGNRYRIKRITVRPGEALSLQLHYHRSEHWIVVKGTAKVILEDENGELKEFFVHENESIYVPKTRKHRLINPGKIPLEIIEVQVGEYVEEDDIVRFEDRYCREK; this is encoded by the coding sequence ATGAAAGCGATAATTCTCGCAGGCGGAAGCGGTACAAGGCTTTTCCCGATGTCAAGAAGAAAATATCCCAAACAGTTTTTAAAAATCGGTGATAAAAAGTCTTTATTTCAAAAAACTGTTGAGAGAAGTTTACTTACTGTTAATCCGGAAGATTTAATCATAATAACCAATGAAGACTATCAATTTCACATTAAAAATCAGCTTTCAGAACTTTTTCCTTCACTCGTCACAGTTCACCATTCACCGTTCAACCTAATCCTCGAACCTATAGGAAGAAACACCGCTCCAGCAATAGCATTGGCTGCAAAATTTGCACTTGAAAAGCTGAAAGTCCATGAAGATGAAGTGCTATTTATATCTCCTTCTGATCATCTCATTTCGCCGAAGGAGAAATTTGCCGAATACATGAAAAAAGCTGAAAAGATAGCAAAAGAAGGATACATCGTAACTTTCGGAGTAAGACCCACAAAACCTGAAACGGGCTACGGCTACATTGAAGCCGGTACAGCTTTACCGTTGAACGCAATTGACTCTATCTGTTACAGAGTAAAACAGTTTCATGAAAAGCCGGATTTAGAAACAGCAAAGGAATATTTAGCAAAAGGAAATTACTACTGGAACAGCGGAATGTTTGCTTTTAGTGTAAAAACGATCTTTGAAGAGCTTGAAAAACATGCACCTGAAATTTACGAAAAAATAGAAAATAAGGCATTTGATGAAATTTTAGAAAATTTTGAGTCCATGCCGGACATTTCCATAGATTACGCTGTCATGGAAAAAACAGATAAAGCTGCTGTTTTACCGCTTGATATAACCTGGTCAGATGTGGGTTCATGGGACGCTTTTTATGAAGTAATGGAAAAAGATGAAAATGGAAATGTAAAGCTGGGGAATATTATTGATATTGACACAAGAGATTCTTTAGTTTTAGGTAATAAAAGAGTCGTTTCTACCGTCGGGATTAAGGATTTAATGATTGTTGAAACAGATGATGTTTTATTAATTGCAAAAAAGGGAGAAGGTCAAAAAGTTAGAGAAGTTGTAAAGAAGTTAAAAGAAGAAAAGGAATTTAAGCATTTAACAGAATTTCATACAACTGTTTATCGTCCGTGGGGAAGTTATACAGAGCTTGAAATAGGAAATAGATATAGAATAAAAAGAATAACTGTAAGGCCGGGAGAGGCTTTAAGTTTACAGCTTCATTATCATAGAAGTGAACATTGGATAGTAGTAAAGGGAACTGCAAAGGTAATATTAGAAGATGAAAACGGTGAACTTAAGGAGTTTTTTGTTCATGAAAACGAGAGTATTTATGTTCCAAAGACAAGAAAACATAGACTTATTAATCCCGGGAAAATACCTTTAGAGATAATAGAAGTTCAGGTAGGAGAGTATGTTGAGGAGGATGATATAGTTAGGTTTGAGGATAGGTATTGTAGAGAGAAGTAG
- a CDS encoding DUF433 domain-containing protein — MDYKDRIARDPTILNGKPVIKGTRIPVEIILRKLGDGLSFEDLLKAYPTLKKEDILAAVGL; from the coding sequence ATGGACTATAAAGATAGGATTGCGAGAGATCCCACGATACTAAATGGCAAACCAGTTATAAAGGGAACAAGAATTCCTGTAGAAATTATCCTTAGAAAATTGGGAGATGGTTTATCTTTTGAGGATCTTTTAAAAGCCTATCCAACTCTGAAAAAAGAGGATATTTTAGCCGCGGTAGGTTTGTAG
- a CDS encoding type II toxin-antitoxin system VapC family toxin translates to MGNVILDSNVIIYLSKGIIDIADLIRSEEVKIWISIISYMEVLSFDFLSFEEEKFVRDLLQEFFIIEINREIAERTIQIRRKYKIKLPDAIICASASVTDAILITADTQLGKVREANVKVISPPTK, encoded by the coding sequence ATGGGAAATGTAATTCTGGATTCCAACGTCATAATTTATTTGTCAAAGGGAATTATAGATATTGCTGATTTGATAAGAAGTGAAGAAGTTAAAATATGGATATCAATAATTAGTTATATGGAAGTATTGAGTTTTGATTTCCTTTCATTCGAAGAAGAGAAATTTGTAAGAGATTTACTGCAAGAATTCTTTATTATAGAAATTAATAGGGAAATAGCTGAAAGGACTATTCAAATACGCAGGAAGTATAAAATAAAACTTCCGGATGCAATAATTTGTGCTTCAGCATCTGTTACTGATGCTATCCTGATAACTGCAGATACACAGCTTGGTAAGGTAAGAGAAGCCAATGTAAAGGTTATCAGTCCACCGACTAAATAA
- a CDS encoding DUF1902 domain-containing protein codes for MESRMINVKAVWDKDAQVWVAIGENVPGLVTEADTLEQLIEKLKVMIPELLEANRLLPNNKEEIHFRLLSECTEVVKVGA; via the coding sequence GTGGAAAGTAGAATGATTAATGTAAAAGCTGTTTGGGATAAAGACGCACAAGTATGGGTAGCTATTGGTGAAAATGTTCCCGGATTGGTTACAGAGGCAGATACATTAGAACAACTCATTGAAAAATTGAAAGTTATGATTCCGGAATTGCTGGAAGCAAATAGATTACTTCCTAACAACAAAGAGGAAATTCATTTTCGCCTGCTAAGCGAATGTACTGAAGTGGTGAAAGTCGGGGCATAG
- a CDS encoding type II toxin-antitoxin system HicA family toxin produces the protein MANFTPKLKKLLREAGCYFVRQGKGDHEIWYSPITKRHFVVDSKIKSRHTANAVLKQAGLPKQF, from the coding sequence GTGGCAAATTTTACGCCGAAACTTAAAAAACTTCTTCGGGAAGCAGGTTGTTACTTTGTAAGGCAGGGAAAAGGTGACCATGAAATATGGTACAGCCCGATAACAAAGCGACATTTCGTTGTTGATTCAAAAATAAAATCACGTCATACAGCTAATGCTGTTCTAAAGCAAGCAGGATTACCTAAGCAATTTTAG
- a CDS encoding sugar transferase, translating to MGVVSKIPWWKRPFDVVFSLFAIILTLPIMLIIAIIIKFTDRGSILFVQERPGLNGKQFKLYKFRTMYPNNDKILQEFLAKNPEAAKEWRLYRKLRKYDPRVTSIGRFLRKTSLDELPQFFNILKGDMSVVGPRPYLLSEFEDYNIPENIRKKLLSVRPGITGLWQVEGRNEMTFQDRVNLDLEYIDNISFTNDIIIILKTIIVMFSGRGAY from the coding sequence ATGGGGGTTGTCTCAAAAATCCCATGGTGGAAAAGACCTTTTGACGTTGTGTTTTCTTTGTTTGCGATAATATTAACATTACCGATAATGCTTATAATAGCAATCATAATAAAATTTACGGATAGAGGAAGCATTCTTTTTGTTCAGGAAAGGCCTGGATTAAACGGTAAGCAGTTTAAGCTCTACAAATTTAGAACAATGTATCCAAATAACGATAAAATCCTGCAGGAATTTCTTGCCAAAAATCCAGAAGCTGCTAAAGAATGGCGACTTTACAGGAAACTGAGAAAATACGATCCAAGAGTTACATCGATAGGAAGATTTTTGAGGAAAACGAGTCTTGATGAACTGCCGCAGTTTTTTAACATATTAAAAGGCGATATGAGTGTTGTGGGTCCTCGGCCATATTTGTTAAGTGAATTTGAAGATTACAACATTCCTGAAAATATAAGAAAAAAATTACTTTCAGTTAGGCCTGGAATAACGGGATTGTGGCAGGTGGAAGGTAGGAATGAAATGACCTTTCAGGATAGGGTGAATTTGGATTTGGAATACATTGACAATATTTCGTTTACAAATGATATCATAATAATTTTAAAAACAATAATAGTAATGTTTTCAGGGAGAGGGGCGTATTAA
- the dapC gene encoding succinyldiaminopimelate transaminase, translating into MNKVLKAMKPYPMDELIKAKEELRKQGKKIYDFGTGDPKEPTAPFIREAVRNAVPEVSQYPTVKGRKDLREAVSVWFENRFGVKLDPETEIIPSAGSKEAIFHFPLVFIEEESEKKRVIYGTPAYPVYERGTLFAGGTPTPLTLKYEDGFLLRLDRVEPSILEETKIVWINYPHNPTGAVAPMSYLKDIYEICREYDIILCSDECYTEIYFEDKPPSALQVGKENVVVFHSLSKRSGMTGYRSGFVAGDDKIIKEYLRFRSSFGVGSPEFIQIGAREAWKDEKHVEERREIFRKKKEIFEEFFKNEGLEFLDVKATFYFWVKVPEGVSSKDYALHLLKYGIVISPGEFFGNGGEGFFRIALVPSVEECREAVKVWKEAHRTIKRS; encoded by the coding sequence ATGAATAAAGTATTAAAGGCTATGAAACCTTATCCTATGGATGAGCTTATAAAAGCTAAAGAGGAATTAAGGAAGCAGGGAAAAAAAATATACGATTTTGGAACTGGCGATCCGAAGGAGCCGACGGCACCTTTCATAAGGGAAGCGGTTAGAAATGCTGTACCTGAAGTGTCCCAATATCCTACCGTTAAAGGAAGAAAGGATTTACGGGAAGCTGTAAGTGTATGGTTTGAAAACCGCTTTGGTGTAAAGCTTGATCCTGAGACAGAAATAATTCCGTCTGCCGGTTCAAAAGAGGCGATATTCCACTTTCCGCTTGTTTTTATAGAGGAAGAGTCTGAAAAGAAAAGGGTTATATACGGAACGCCTGCGTATCCTGTTTATGAGAGGGGAACTCTCTTTGCCGGCGGCACTCCAACACCGCTGACGCTTAAGTATGAAGACGGTTTTCTGTTAAGGCTTGATAGAGTTGAACCTTCTATTTTAGAAGAGACAAAGATAGTCTGGATAAATTATCCCCATAATCCGACAGGTGCTGTGGCACCGATGAGTTATCTTAAAGATATTTATGAAATATGCAGAGAATACGACATTATTCTATGTTCAGACGAATGTTACACAGAGATATATTTTGAAGATAAGCCGCCGTCAGCCCTTCAGGTTGGAAAAGAAAATGTTGTGGTTTTCCATTCTTTATCAAAGAGAAGCGGAATGACTGGTTATAGGAGTGGTTTTGTAGCCGGCGATGATAAAATCATAAAAGAATACCTCCGTTTTCGCTCGTCTTTCGGCGTTGGTTCACCGGAATTTATTCAAATTGGTGCAAGGGAAGCGTGGAAAGATGAAAAGCACGTTGAAGAGAGAAGGGAAATTTTCAGGAAAAAGAAGGAAATCTTTGAAGAGTTTTTTAAAAATGAAGGGCTTGAATTTTTAGACGTAAAAGCAACTTTTTACTTCTGGGTAAAGGTTCCTGAGGGTGTCTCATCAAAAGATTACGCGCTTCATCTGTTAAAATACGGTATAGTGATTTCACCGGGTGAATTTTTCGGAAACGGCGGTGAAGGATTTTTCAGAATTGCCCTTGTTCCGTCGGTGGAAGAGTGCCGGGAAGCCGTAAAGGTGTGGAAGGAAGCTCATAGAACGATTAAGAGGAGCTGA
- a CDS encoding biopolymer transporter ExbD has protein sequence MNLRATRRKPIAQIILSPILDLTLMLVIFLAVSTEFMSGGEVKIHVPKGGAPISYNKYEKVNKILIDKWGKIFYNGKTYTNISQVIPLLKKNERVYIRADRETPYMYVFQVIDGLRKANFTTISLVGERTER, from the coding sequence TTGAACCTTAGAGCCACCAGGAGAAAACCCATTGCTCAAATTATACTTTCACCTATTCTTGACCTTACGCTTATGCTTGTTATATTTCTTGCCGTCAGTACCGAGTTTATGTCCGGTGGTGAAGTTAAGATTCACGTTCCAAAAGGCGGGGCTCCAATAAGCTATAACAAATATGAGAAAGTAAATAAAATACTGATAGATAAATGGGGAAAAATATTTTACAACGGTAAAACGTACACAAATATAAGCCAGGTTATACCCCTTTTAAAGAAAAATGAGCGGGTTTACATAAGAGCGGATAGAGAGACTCCCTACATGTATGTGTTTCAGGTGATAGACGGCCTAAGGAAAGCAAATTTCACAACAATTTCCCTTGTTGGTGAGAGGACGGAACGTTGA
- the tsaE gene encoding tRNA (adenosine(37)-N6)-threonylcarbamoyltransferase complex ATPase subunit type 1 TsaE: MILRVYVPSAKDTHRLGKIIGKVIPEGTIVLLYGDLGCGKTCITKGIAEGLGISPEEVSSPSFIIIQEYGDKLVHVDLYRLSSVEDLEPVGIEEYLFDGRVKVIEWPEIAEEILEGCPFEKLKIECHQENSGRIFTISGNEKILKEIEKLFGGENVQNS, encoded by the coding sequence TTGATTTTGAGAGTGTATGTACCTTCCGCCAAAGACACTCATCGTTTGGGAAAAATCATAGGAAAAGTTATTCCTGAAGGGACTATTGTCCTGCTTTACGGAGACCTTGGCTGCGGTAAGACCTGCATTACCAAAGGTATCGCTGAGGGTCTTGGAATTTCACCGGAAGAGGTGTCAAGCCCGTCGTTTATCATAATTCAGGAGTACGGTGATAAACTGGTACACGTTGACCTTTACAGGCTTTCGTCTGTTGAAGATTTGGAACCTGTCGGTATTGAAGAGTATCTTTTTGACGGCAGAGTGAAGGTAATTGAATGGCCGGAAATTGCAGAAGAGATACTTGAAGGATGTCCTTTTGAAAAGCTAAAAATAGAGTGTCATCAGGAAAATAGTGGTAGAATTTTTACGATTTCGGGAAATGAAAAGATACTGAAAGAGATAGAAAAACTTTTTGGAGGAGAAAATGTCCAGAATAGTTGA